GTTTAGTTCTTCAACCCTCTTGCATAGTATTTCATTTCTAATGAAATCTGCATTCCTCTTAATCTCCTCAACCCTCGACATTATGATCGCTTTATCCAATTTCGGGTCAAGCGTAGCCCACTGCTTAAACTCAATTGAGGCATCTGGTGATTGCTGTGCTCTTTGTAGGAGCTTCTCAATGGCTTCCGGCTGAGCTTTGATTACTATGCCATCCCTCAATATTTTTGAGAGCAGTATTGGGTTTGCATGGTTTAGTAGCGTAACATCTACACGGTCTTCATTGACGTGTAACGCCTTCGCAATCTGAAACACAATCCACTCAACTTCCAGTAAATCCTCCCTCTCCAGTTTCAGGGCTAAGTCTATGTCGTGAGCGCTAAACCCATCCCTCACCATGGACCCAAATAGTATGGCTACTT
The sequence above is a segment of the Candidatus Methanomethylicota archaeon genome. Coding sequences within it:
- a CDS encoding DUF86 domain-containing protein, whose amino-acid sequence is MAERKLTLDSTLPRLREVFEEFKGVEVAILFGSMVRDGFSAHDIDLALKLEREDLLEVEWIVFQIAKALHVNEDRVDVTLLNHANPILLSKILRDGIVIKAQPEAIEKLLQRAQQSPDASIEFKQWATLDPKLDKAIIMSRVEEIKRNADFIRNEILCKRVEELNYKDTLALERAMHRIIEAMLDICRHMVSAYSLGFIESYGEYPEKLAKANKMPRDLAGKVAKLAGLRNILVHRYMEIKSEALYKAAKETVEEIVSEFM